The DNA region TCGGGGGCGCAGGGCTGGGGCTAGTGACCCTGCGTCCTTTGCGGCTGCCTCTTCAGTAACGACTTTGCGGTACACCGTCTCCACTCCCTCCTTGAAGGCTGATGTCGAGTATTTCGTGATCGCGCGATGCCGCGCGGCCTGCCCCATGCGGCGGCGCCGCTCGGGATCGTTGATCAGCGTCTCGATGGCGTCGGCGAGGGCTGTGGGATCGCCGGGCGGCACCGTGATGGCCTCGAGGCCGTCGCGGGCGACGTGCGGAACGCCGGTGTTGAGCGCGGTGTTGACGATCGGGCGGCTCGCCGCCATCGCCTCGAGCTGGGCCAGCCCGAAGGTCTCGGCATTGGTCACCGATGGCATTACGAAGACGTCGGCGATGCGCATCAGCTTGACGCGTTCGCTCTCGGACACCGAGCCGAGCAGTCGGACGCGGTCCTGCAGGCCGTAGTCGCGGATCAGCTGCTCGAGATGGCCGCGCTCACGGCCCTCGCCGACGATCCAGACCTCGAAATTGCGGGCGTGGGCGGCGTGCACCAGCACGTCAAAACCCTTGTAGGGCACCAGCCGGCCGCAGGCGAGGACGAGGCGGCCGCGCGCGTTGACGTCGTCGGCTTGCGCGGCGGGCCGATCATACTTCTCGACATCGACACCGAAGGGAACGGCGTGGCACTTGTCGGCAAATTCCTGCAGCAGCGGCGCGGTTTCGATCAGCACCGGATCGGAGACGATGATCGCGGCGGCGCGGCGCAAGGTCCGCCGCATCATCGGCTCGACCAGAAAGCGCAAGGCCGCGTGCGAGACGATATCGGCGTGCCAGTGCACCACCAGCGGACGCGCGCGGCCGAGCCCGAATGCGAACACCAGGTCGGCGAGCGGGAAGGGCGCGTGCAGCGCCAGCAGATCGTGCTCGGCGATGCGGCGCCACAGCCGCCACGGATAGGTCGGCGCCGCCGGCAGCGACAGCACGTCGCCGAACGAATGCACGCGCTCGACCGCAACGTCATTGACCACGATCTGCCGCTCGCCGCCGGCGCGCGAGCAGACCAGCACGGCGGCGTCGAACGTGTCCCTCAGGGAGGCACAGACGTCGCGGATCACGGTCAGCGTGCCGCCGAACAGATCGGGGTAGTAGACCTTGAAGATATGAAGCACCGACGGACGCCGGGCCGGCGCGTTCAGACCAATCATGGGCGGCTCGATCCGGATCATGCAACGAACAGGGCGACAACGAACGGCAGCGCCAGCGCGGCGGCGAACACCAGCGAGCGCAGCAGCGCCGGAAACACCGGCTCGATCGGGCCGCAGGCGGCCTGCGGCGTGAAACGGAGTGTGGTGGCGAACCGAATGGGTTCGCGTGGCGAACCGGGGTCGTGGGCCGAACGAAGAGACATTGCGTCGGATTCCCTGCTGAATGGATTCTGGATACGTGGGAATATTTCACACGTCAATGGGGTCGGGCTAAAATGTGGGATTATGTCCCACATGTGGCGGTAGACAACTTTTTTGACAGGGGGCGCATGGCGGGCGATCGCGCCGTGACGGCGCGAGGCGAGCGGGGCGGGAGTGCTAGCGAGACGTCAGGCCGGCTCGGCCGTGCTGCCCGTCGTCGATGGCTGCAACTGGCGCCTGATGGCGGGGATGTCGAAATGGATCCGCTCGGGCAGCATCGCGGCTGCGGGCCGCTGCAGATCCTGCTCGATGACGACGCGCTTGCCGCCATCCGATGTCAGCGCGATCGAGATCGAGTTCGCCCGCGGCTCGGCGGTGAGGCCGGCATGCGCGCGGCTGGCATATTCGCCGGCGCGCAGGCCGCCGAAACCGAAGGCGAGCAGGCGGCCATAGATGTACAGCGCCAGCAGATCGGTTTCGCCGAAGCGGCGCGGCGAACCGGGCGCCACGCCCGGCAGGCAGGGATAGCCGCCCGCCATCACCGTCGACACGAACTCCTCGTAGGGAACCTGGGCGATCCGGCAGGCTTCCGCGATCGCAAGGTCGAATCAGGCAGGCGCCATGGAGCGGTCCGTAGGGATATCGGCGCCCGCAGGCCGCGCCGTGTCCGGAGGTTACTTTTGTTTCCCATAAGTGGGAAAATGTCACACGTCAAGCAAGGTGGGCAAAACGGTGGGATTGTGTCCCACGCGGCGGACGGCTAAAAGTTAGGCATGAATGCCAAGCCCCCGAAGCCGAAACCGGGATCGTCCGCGCCGATCGCCGCCGCGAAGCTGCACGCGCCGCTGGCGCGGATGCTGCGCCCGCTGGTGCGGCTTTGCGTCCGCGGCGGCATGACATTTCCGGCGCTGACCCAGCTGCTGCGCGAGCTCTATGTCAACGTCGCCGAGCACGACTTCGCGCTCGAGGGCAAGGAGCAGACCGACAGCCGCGTCAGCCTCTTGACCGGCATCCACCGCAAGGAGGTCGCGCGGCTGCGCGGCGCGGGCGCGCCGGTCAATGCGGTGCCGGCGACGCTGTCGCGCACCAGCGCAATCATCGCGCGCTGGCTGGCCGCGCCCGAATTCACCGACACGAAGGGCGATCCGCTGCCGTTGCCGCGCACCGCCGATGGCGGCGCGCCGTCGTTCGAGACGCTGGTCGAATCGATCACCAAGGATGTGCGGCCGCGCGCGGTGCTTGACGAATGGCTCGACCGCAAGCTCGTCACGATCAATGATCGCGACGAGATCATGCTGGTCGAGGAGGCCTTCGTCCCGCATGGCGACGACGATCGCAAATGGCACTATCTCGGCCGTAACCTGCACGACCATGTCGCGGCTGCCGAGATGAACGTGTCGTCGGCGACGCCGCGCTTCCTCGAACGCGCGGTGCATTACGACGGGCTGTCGGCCAAACTGGCAAAACGGCTCGAGGGCCGTTCGCGCGAGCTCGCGATGGAGGCGTTGAAGGTCGCCAACCGCGAGGCCAACCGCGCCTTGGCCAAGGACAAGGGCGGCGACTACCGCTGGAATTTCGGCATCTACATCTATCGCGAGGGCCCCGACGGTCCGGTCGATGACGATGCCGACGAAGGCGGTGCGGCATGAAAGGCCCGCCGGTCATTTCCCGCCGCGCGCTGCTGATCGGCTTCTGGCTCGCCGGAACTTCGCTCGCGGGCGCGCAGGTCAAGAAGCGCGGCAACGATCAGGGCATCGGCGGCACCGGGATCACCGGCTCCGACCAGGGCATCGGTGGCACCGGCATTGTCGGCGTGATCCAGCGGTTCGGCTCGATCTACGTCAATGGCGAGCGCGTCGCTTATGCGGCCGACGTTCCGGTGCGGATCGACGGCGAGGCGGCGAATGCCAAAGCGCTGCGGATCGGCCAGCTCGCGCGCGTGGTCGCAGAGCGCGATGCCGGCGGCACGCTGTCGACCAAGCGCATCGATGTCGCGAGCGAAGTGACCGGACCGGTCGAGCAGATGAAATCGGGCGAGCTGACGGTGCTCGGCCAGAAGGTCGCCTGGAGCGGCCGCGAGAGCTGGCTGAAGGTCGGCGCGCACGTCGCCGTGTTCGGGCTGCGCCGCACCGATGGCATCGTCGTCGCTAGCCTGGTGCAGGAGCGCCATGACGCTGCGATGCGCGTCGCAGGACCGCTCGAGCGCGACCGCGACGGAGCGTTCCGGATCGGCGAGCTCAAGCTCAGCGGCGTCGATGCGGCTTTGGCCGGTCAGCGCGTGCAGGCCGAAGGCCACGTCGCGCAGGGTGTGATGCAGGTCTCGCGCAGCCGCGCCGACGACTTCTCCGATCTCACCGGCGCGAAGCGACTCCTGATCGAGGCCTATGTGCGGCGGGTCGGCAATGACCTGCAGCTCGGCGCCGGCTTCGTCGCGCGCGACCACTCGCGCTTTTCGCCGCCGGCCGATACGCGCGTGGTCGTCAACGCGCAGCTGTCGGGGACGCGCGAGCTGCGGGTCGAGTCGGTGCACTCGGTCACCAGATTCCCGGGCTCCTCGGTGAAGAGCCCCGGCACGCCGGGCCGTGGGTCCGGCGGTGGCGGTTCCGGGCCGGGACATGGATCCGGACCGGGTGGGCGCGGTGCGCCTGGTGGCGGCGGCCCCGGTGGCAGCCCGGGCGGGCCGTCTGGTGCGCCCGGCGGCGGGCCACCAGGTGGTGGCGGTCCTGCGCCCGATCCCCTCAATGGCGGAACGACCGGCCCGGGTCCTGGCGGCTTCGGCTCACCCGGCGGACCATTCGGTCCCGGTGGTGGTGGTCCATTCGGACCCGGCGGCGGATTCGGAGGCGGCGGGCCGCCCGGCGGCATGGGCGGCGGTGGCCGCCGCTAAAGCGTTTTCGAGCGAAGTGGACGCCGGTTCGCTTGAAGAAAACGCGTCAAGACAAAAAATGGAGCATCGGTGCTGATGCCATCAGAACCGATGCTCCAAGCCACAAACGAGATCGGCGCAAGCGAGGCCGCTTGCGCCGATGTTCAGATCAATCGTTGCGAGATTGAGCTAGCCCGCGCTGAGCCGGACGCCGGCGCGGAGGAATTTCTGCGGATCGACCGCTTCGCCGTCGATGCGGGTCTCATAGTGCAGATGCGGACCGGTGGAGCGGCCGGTCGAACCGACCGCGCCGATCACCTGGCCGATCTTGACGTACTCACCGACCTTGACGCCGATCTCGGAGAGATGGCCGTAGCGGGTCGAGAGGCCATTGCCGTGATCGACCTCGACCATGCGGCCGTAGCCGCCGGCCCAGCCTGCCGACACCACCTTGCCGTTGGCGGTGACGCGCACCGGATCGCCCTGCGCGGCGCGGAAGTCGAGCCCGGTGTGCATCGCCGGACGGCCGAGGAAGGGATCGGAGCGAACGCCGAAGCCGCTGGTGAATTCGACCTCGCCGACGACGGGCTTGCGGTATGGCACCAGCGCCAGCGTCTGGTTCAGGCGCTGCATCTGCGCGCGGTTGATGTTGATGCGGTAAAGCTGACGCTCGAACGCGCCGGCGTCGGGCGTGAGCTTCACCGGCACATAGGGGCCGCCCATGCCGGAGCGCGGCGTCGCGGCTTCGAGCTGCGCCATGTTGAGGCCGAGATCGGAGATCACGCCGCGCATCCGGCGCACCCGCGATTCGATACCGTCCTCGACCGAGGAGAGTGCTGCGACCTGGCGCCGCTCGACCTGGTCGAGCGAGGTCTGCAGACGGACCAGAACGTTGTCGACGCCCAACCTGTCGAAGCCTTGGGCCTTGGCGAACTGATTCGGCTGCGCCTTGGCGATCAGCGGCGCGCGCGATTCCAGCCGCGCCTCGCGATCCGGCGGCGCCACGAAGATCACGGTGTCGCTGATCGGGGAGGGCTTGGGCGTACCGGATGACGGCGCGGCGTCGGCGCGGCCCTGCGGCTTGATCGATCCGGTGGTCGCAACATCAGGCATCGCGCCGAGCGCGGTGGCGCGCGATTCCAGCGCCGATTGCCGCTTCATGATCTGGTCGAGCTTCTGGTCGAACTGCTCTTGATCGAGCAGCTGGCGGCTGGTGGTGCGGTCGACCTTGGCGCGCAGCTCCGAGATGCGGTCCTCATAGGCGTATTGCATCTCGGCCTGGCGCGCGATCAGCCGGGTCAGGACGTCGTCACGAAACGCAAAATACGTCGCGGTCGCCGCCGACCACATGCCGAGCAGGACGACCGTGCCGACCGCGATCCAGAACACCACCGGTCCGAACCGGACCTGCTTGCCGGCATGAACCAGCGTATAGCCCTCGCCGGAGGCAGCCGCGGCAGCTGCGGCATGCTGGGCCACCGGACGGCGTGCCGGCGACCGGCCATGGTCCTGCGGATGATGGTGTTTCTGGTGATGACCGGACCGGCTCGACATCGGTACTCCCGCGGCCGGTCGGACCAAGCTCCGTACGGCTAATTTGCGGGGCCGATTTGAGCTCGCCATGGTTAATTTTCAGGAAACGGAACCCTCCGGTCAGAGCGATCGGGCGGCCTCCAACACCGCTTCGGCATGGCCGTCGACCTTCACATGGCGCCAGATCCGGGCGACTTTTCCACTGGAATCGACCAGAACCGTGGTGCGAATAATTCCCATGAAGGTCCTGCCATACATGGATTTTTCGCCCCAGGCGCCATACGCCTCCAGCATCTGATGGGCCGGGTCCGAGACCAGCGGCACGGACAGCTGGTGTTTGTTTCGAAATGACTCCTGCGCCTTAACCGTATCGGCGGAAATGCCGACCACCTCGGCACCTGAAGCCGCGAACTCATTCTTGAGCCGGGTGAAGTCGATCGCCTCCCTGGTGCAGCCGGGGGTGTCGGCGCGGGGATAGAAGAACAGCACCAGCTTCTTGCCGGCAAAATCCCGCAGTGAAACGCTGCCTCCGCCGTCGCGCGGCAGATCGAATCCAGGTGCCGCGGCGCCCTCAGTGAGTGTGACGGCGGACGACTTGGTCACGGTCGCGGTCGGCTCAGCCTTTAACGGTTTCGATGCGGCCTTGTGCGAGGCTTTGCCTTGAACACCCGTTGCGGCCTTTGTGGTGGTCTTGGCCTTCGCCTTGGTTGCTTTCTTGGTTGCTTTCTTGGTTGCTTTCTTGGCCACGGCCTTCTTCGCAACCGTTGTGCGGGTTTTCATCGCGGACTTCCCAGTGCTTGCGCTTGCGGCGCGCGCAACCTTTGTTGCGACCCGCTTTCCGGTTGTGTTGGAGGATTTCTTGCGCGTTTTCTTGGACATACGCCTTCCTTTCGTCGCTTTCCGAAGCTCAACCATTGGGGTATTGCGGGTCTCATTCGCAGCGGCCGGATTCGCATCGGCCGCTGGGCAAGTTTGATGGCCACGGAGTATGGTGACAAGGAATTCGACGCGTTACCCGTCCGCTTGCTGAATTGGCTTTCGATTGGTTGGTTTGGTCCGTTCCGGGGCCATCGGCGAGCAACATGATTAGGCGAGGATAGGCGGCGATGCCGGCAAGGGAGCGCTCGATAACAGTCGACGGGCGCCCCGATGGCGGTGATCAGCTTCGCCGTCAGCACCGAGAGGCAATGGCAAGGAACACGTCGCCGCAGGGTCCAAATCCGCGCGCCGGGACCGACTTCTCGCAACGGGAAGACGACGCCGCGTGGGACGAGCAGGATGAGGCGGCGGGCAACCGTGCGCGGCAATTGCTGGCGCGTTCCAACACCAACCTGCATCGTTTCACCGATTTCTGCTCCGGCATGCAGCGCTGGCTGCATGGCGAGCGCTGGATTCGGCGCATCGGACTGGTGCTCGTGGTGCTGGTCGTGATGTTCGCGACCTGCTTCGGCGCATTGTGGTGGCGGCTCGGCGCCGGTCCGATCAATCTCGATTTGGCGACGCCATGGCTTGCCGCGGCGATCGAGGAGAATATCGGTCACGGCAACACGGTTGAGGTCGGCGGAACGCAGATCGAGCGCGCCGGCCGGGTCAGGATCGCGGTGCGCATCCGTGACATCATCGTCCGCGACCGCGACCACGCGGTCGTTGCCAGCGCGCCGAAAGCCGAAGTGCGCTTGTCCGGAACGGCATTGCTGATGGGCCAGTTGCGGGCGGAGAGCCTCAATCTGGTCGATGCGGAACTGTCGGTGCGCATCACCCCCGACGGCAATGTCACGGTCTCCGCCGGCGACACCGCAAAGCCGCTCGCCACCGGCGTTGCATCCAAGCGGGATGCTGGGCTGCCGCCGACATTCCCGCGGCCGGCGACCGCTGCGCCGCCGCCGCCGGTTGCCTTGCCTCCAGTTGCCTTGCCTCCGGTTGCCTCCGGGCCCGCGGCGGCCGCACCCGATTCGGCCCAGAGCGGGCTGCTCGCCGGCCTCGACTGGCTCGACAGCCTCAGCATGACCGGCCTCGACGGTCAGAACCTCAACGAGATCGGCCTGAAGAACGGCAATCTCGTCGTCGACGACCAGCAGCGCGGCAACAAATGGAGCTTTGAGAATATCAGCCTGAGCCTGCGGCGCCCGAGCGGCGGCGGGGTTGCGCTCAGCTTCGGCGAGGACGGCGCAAAGCCCTGGTCGGTGCGCGTCCTGGTTGGACCGCAGCAGAATGGCGTGCGCTCGGTCGACGTCAAGGCCGACAAGGTTTCCACCCGCAACATCCTGCTCGCGATGCGGACCAAGGATCTCACCTACACCGCCGACCTGCCGCTGTCGGGCGAGATGAAGGGCGAACTCGGCCGCGACGGCCTGCCGACCTATTTCCGCGGCAAGATCAATGTCGGTGCCGGCAACATCATCGACACCGACACGCCCGACTACCCGATGCCGGTCGATTCGGCCGAGATGAGCGTCGAATGGGATTCGGGGCGCCGCGTGCTGCTGGCGCCGATCAAGATCGTCTCGGGCGCCAACCGCATCACGCTGCTCGGCCATCTCGAGCCGCCGAACGACAACGTCACCGATTGGCAGGCGGGCCTGTCCGGCGGCACCATCGTGCTCGCCGGCGCCGACAAGAATGAACCGCCGCTGATCTTCAATCGCATCAATGTCGGCTTCCGGTTCGATACCGAGAAGAAGCGGGTGCTGCTGACTCAGGCCGATATCAGCAATGGCGAGATCGGTGTCGCCGGTACCGGCAGCATCGACTATTCCGGCGAGCCGCGGCTGCAACTCGGCTTCGCCGGCACCCCGATGTCGGCCTCCGCGCTGAAGCGGATGTGGCCGATCATCATCGTGCCCGAGGTGCGCGAATGGGTGCTCGAGCGGATCGACCGCGGCACGCTGCAGCGCATCGACGTCGGCGTCAACTCGCCGGTACATAATCTGTCGCGCAAGGGACCGCCGATCCCGGATGACGGCCTCTCGGTCAACATCGTCGCTTCGGGTGTAACGGTGCGTCCGGTGGATCAGATGCCCGCGGTGCATGACGCGGATCTGAAAGCGAGGGTGACCGGCCGCACCGCGACCGTGACCATCAACCAGGGCATCGCCGACACGCCGGCCGGCCGCAAGATCACGCTGTCGGATTTCAGCTTCGAGGTGCCGGACATGGCGCCGAAGCCGTCGCC from Bradyrhizobium sp. B124 includes:
- a CDS encoding DUF6502 family protein — translated: MNAKPPKPKPGSSAPIAAAKLHAPLARMLRPLVRLCVRGGMTFPALTQLLRELYVNVAEHDFALEGKEQTDSRVSLLTGIHRKEVARLRGAGAPVNAVPATLSRTSAIIARWLAAPEFTDTKGDPLPLPRTADGGAPSFETLVESITKDVRPRAVLDEWLDRKLVTINDRDEIMLVEEAFVPHGDDDRKWHYLGRNLHDHVAAAEMNVSSATPRFLERAVHYDGLSAKLAKRLEGRSRELAMEALKVANREANRALAKDKGGDYRWNFGIYIYREGPDGPVDDDADEGGAA
- a CDS encoding peptidoglycan DD-metalloendopeptidase family protein; translation: MSSRSGHHQKHHHPQDHGRSPARRPVAQHAAAAAAASGEGYTLVHAGKQVRFGPVVFWIAVGTVVLLGMWSAATATYFAFRDDVLTRLIARQAEMQYAYEDRISELRAKVDRTTSRQLLDQEQFDQKLDQIMKRQSALESRATALGAMPDVATTGSIKPQGRADAAPSSGTPKPSPISDTVIFVAPPDREARLESRAPLIAKAQPNQFAKAQGFDRLGVDNVLVRLQTSLDQVERRQVAALSSVEDGIESRVRRMRGVISDLGLNMAQLEAATPRSGMGGPYVPVKLTPDAGAFERQLYRININRAQMQRLNQTLALVPYRKPVVGEVEFTSGFGVRSDPFLGRPAMHTGLDFRAAQGDPVRVTANGKVVSAGWAGGYGRMVEVDHGNGLSTRYGHLSEIGVKVGEYVKIGQVIGAVGSTGRSTGPHLHYETRIDGEAVDPQKFLRAGVRLSAG
- a CDS encoding glycosyltransferase, which translates into the protein MIGLNAPARRPSVLHIFKVYYPDLFGGTLTVIRDVCASLRDTFDAAVLVCSRAGGERQIVVNDVAVERVHSFGDVLSLPAAPTYPWRLWRRIAEHDLLALHAPFPLADLVFAFGLGRARPLVVHWHADIVSHAALRFLVEPMMRRTLRRAAAIIVSDPVLIETAPLLQEFADKCHAVPFGVDVEKYDRPAAQADDVNARGRLVLACGRLVPYKGFDVLVHAAHARNFEVWIVGEGRERGHLEQLIRDYGLQDRVRLLGSVSESERVKLMRIADVFVMPSVTNAETFGLAQLEAMAASRPIVNTALNTGVPHVARDGLEAITVPPGDPTALADAIETLINDPERRRRMGQAARHRAITKYSTSAFKEGVETVYRKVVTEEAAAKDAGSLAPALRPRTAGLVGAIQIAAALAWSDVRHRYVRSLLGPFWMSIQMAIMVAVLGSVIGQLSNASAVARLPMLAASLTAWTFLNSVVLDATTALQGSASLIKDRALPPVIFLLQCTFRQALFAAHNAVVPLILWLALTPRDVGGAIAALPGLVLFVICALGVSLVLGALATRYRDIKPIIESSLTLAFLASPIIWTPEMIDRGSTVMRLNPLTHLFAVWRDPLASGHVAMPSVIYVLACLAALAVAATVTVAQLRKAAFWI
- a CDS encoding DUF3971 domain-containing protein; the encoded protein is MPARERSITVDGRPDGGDQLRRQHREAMARNTSPQGPNPRAGTDFSQREDDAAWDEQDEAAGNRARQLLARSNTNLHRFTDFCSGMQRWLHGERWIRRIGLVLVVLVVMFATCFGALWWRLGAGPINLDLATPWLAAAIEENIGHGNTVEVGGTQIERAGRVRIAVRIRDIIVRDRDHAVVASAPKAEVRLSGTALLMGQLRAESLNLVDAELSVRITPDGNVTVSAGDTAKPLATGVASKRDAGLPPTFPRPATAAPPPPVALPPVALPPVASGPAAAAPDSAQSGLLAGLDWLDSLSMTGLDGQNLNEIGLKNGNLVVDDQQRGNKWSFENISLSLRRPSGGGVALSFGEDGAKPWSVRVLVGPQQNGVRSVDVKADKVSTRNILLAMRTKDLTYTADLPLSGEMKGELGRDGLPTYFRGKINVGAGNIIDTDTPDYPMPVDSAEMSVEWDSGRRVLLAPIKIVSGANRITLLGHLEPPNDNVTDWQAGLSGGTIVLAGADKNEPPLIFNRINVGFRFDTEKKRVLLTQADISNGEIGVAGTGSIDYSGEPRLQLGFAGTPMSASALKRMWPIIIVPEVREWVLERIDRGTLQRIDVGVNSPVHNLSRKGPPIPDDGLSVNIVASGVTVRPVDQMPAVHDADLKARVTGRTATVTINQGIADTPAGRKITLSDFSFEVPDMAPKPSPSKVKFRVDCPVPAAAEILASDRLSDLSGPPIDPNASKGNVTATINLGMPVTGGLTKADTQYSVTADISGVAVDKLVMNQKLEANTLKVIASNAGFQVKGDVKINGQAASLDYRKPADGDADVKLQATLDDASRARLGLDLGPAVSGAIPIKLSGKIGSGDNPTTKMGVEADLTQLKLDNILPGWVKAQGRAGKATFNVVPKGQSTRFEDISIEGSGVSIKGALEVDQNGDLMNANFPTYAPSDGDKTSLRADRGPDGVIKVTMRGDVFDGRGFLKSAISGRDSDPKSKTKTTDFDVDLKLGAVAGFNGEALRGVDAKISRRNGFFKAFTLSGRVGRDTPVSVDMRGRQQGREVIYLQTGDAGAFLRFIDTYSKVVGGQLTLAMEPPIPEPSPREGLINITGFSVKGETQLDRAVAGGPVSTQNGIGFDALRAEFTRQSGQLSIRNGVVKGPSIGATIEGSIDYLGNQVRMNGTFIPMYGLNNMFGQIPFFGIFLGAGSNEGLIGVTYEVVGTPSQPVLRVNPISALAPGLTRKIFEFKQYGPNDLPTTNN
- a CDS encoding peroxiredoxin translates to MSKKTRKKSSNTTGKRVATKVARAASASTGKSAMKTRTTVAKKAVAKKATKKATKKATKAKAKTTTKAATGVQGKASHKAASKPLKAEPTATVTKSSAVTLTEGAAAPGFDLPRDGGGSVSLRDFAGKKLVLFFYPRADTPGCTREAIDFTRLKNEFAASGAEVVGISADTVKAQESFRNKHQLSVPLVSDPAHQMLEAYGAWGEKSMYGRTFMGIIRTTVLVDSSGKVARIWRHVKVDGHAEAVLEAARSL
- a CDS encoding DUF5666 domain-containing protein: MKGPPVISRRALLIGFWLAGTSLAGAQVKKRGNDQGIGGTGITGSDQGIGGTGIVGVIQRFGSIYVNGERVAYAADVPVRIDGEAANAKALRIGQLARVVAERDAGGTLSTKRIDVASEVTGPVEQMKSGELTVLGQKVAWSGRESWLKVGAHVAVFGLRRTDGIVVASLVQERHDAAMRVAGPLERDRDGAFRIGELKLSGVDAALAGQRVQAEGHVAQGVMQVSRSRADDFSDLTGAKRLLIEAYVRRVGNDLQLGAGFVARDHSRFSPPADTRVVVNAQLSGTRELRVESVHSVTRFPGSSVKSPGTPGRGSGGGGSGPGHGSGPGGRGAPGGGGPGGSPGGPSGAPGGGPPGGGGPAPDPLNGGTTGPGPGGFGSPGGPFGPGGGGPFGPGGGFGGGGPPGGMGGGGRR